Proteins encoded together in one Mugil cephalus isolate CIBA_MC_2020 chromosome 16, CIBA_Mcephalus_1.1, whole genome shotgun sequence window:
- the LOC125022872 gene encoding rho GTPase-activating protein SYDE1 isoform X1, with translation MAEPLLRRTFSRLRGKDRSRRKTDPKLSEAPLRPDAVLQSSSSPPLSSSPADLNPPSPPRNHITVAKKQQWARQGSEALPPLLSPASATRSSGISQDAPGPAWSQRMAQDKVHGDRASSPCVPVSPVQQEASQPAGGAADPLPMSIGTKLSGQRTYLQSLDRSSRAWVLSSGKSQASDELRPQEDSGSNIWYNPIPEEEDAPRREEEIWRRMEDKVEGGAAKTVAPGAECQSSDCPVMSNPSVFHFAEDIRTETDPPASDSSPVSQKKVGLSGIVIDRVRSPGTVRKLSLKMKKLPELRRKLSLRSSSRTHRHGNDSRVGSDESTNKNAASSSVLSNQNVISRYHLDSSAPPARPLRRASRGRSANKGGYLSDGDSPELLPRQHASQHMTSQEVPCDVSSFQLYVGSNPPRCSQRVTGLLTVHLLGLEEMKTPRSEDSKDVFLAIQVDGVTRARTANLTMRGSSLSLNHTFHLELERARQLRIVVLTPASRHGTGGTKLATGPSPDGPIRNRICCLGGVSIPPLFKGSRSHQLCVKLEPRGLLFVKLSLQEKWDTQSNYDSSTPAAVFGVELHHLVEKEGSTSPVPLLIQKTVAEIERRGLKVVGLYRLCGSAAVKKELRDWFERNSSAVCLSEDLYPDINVITGILKDYLRELPSPLITRTLYQVVREAMDQKPPPSTLDPQLSQSTVELLSCLPPPERATLSLLLDHLSLVASFNSSNRMTHQNLAVCFGPVLLTPTQEAWRGGGGGGGGGGGRSCRGAGKGFSQEEMASAVDFKRHIEALHYLLQLWPVPAHRIPADDNTDASPPPSPALTPSPLGPLPLALPPQPKEEVVVSRRGRGGLTRLDSPPPINRYAGDWSILTGQEADYDEVAGSESDGGSGDEEVDEKKETWSSGVGEGLYVDEFMDFDAPFNCRLSLKDFDTLIHDLDRELAKQINICL, from the exons ATGGCTGAGCCCCTGCTGAGGAGGACCTTCTCCCGACTCAGAGGCAAAGACCGGAGCCGCAGGAAGACGGATCCCAAACTGAGTG AAGCTCCGCTCAGACCTGATGCTGTTCTCCAGAGCTCTTCATCACCACCATTATCGTCATCACCAGCAGAtctcaaccccccctcccctcctcgtAACCACATCACCGTTGCTAAGAAACAGCAGTGGGCACGACAAGGTTCTGAAGCCCTGCCCCCTCTCCTGTCCCCAGCCTCTGCCACAAGATCATCTGGAATATCCCAGGATGCACCTGGGCCAGCCTGGTCCCAGAGGATGGCCCAAGACAAG GTCCATGGGGACAGGGCCAGTTCACCTTGTGTCCCTGTTAGTCCAGTCCAGCAGGAAGCCTCCCAaccagcaggaggcgctgcTGATCCTCTTCCTATGTCCATCGGCACCAAACTGTCTGGCCAGCGCACCTACCTGCAGAGCCTGGACCGCAGTAGTCGAGCCTGGGTGTTGTCTTCAGGAAAGTCCCAGGCTTCAGACGAGCTGCGTCCTCAGGAGGACAGCGGCAGCAACATCTGGTACAACCCCAtccctgaggaggaggatgctcctcggagggaggaggagatatggaggaggatggaggataaggtggagggaggagcagcAAAGACGGTGGCGCCTGGAGCAGAATGTCAAAGCAGTGACTGTCCTGTCATGTCCAACCCGAGTGTCTTCCACTTTGCAGAGGACATCAGAACAGAGACAG ACCCCCCCGCCTCAGACTCTAGCCCCGTCTCCCAGAAGAAAGTGGGCTTATCGGGAATAGTGATTGACAGGGTGAGATCTCCTGGTACTGTGAGGAAACTGTCTCTGAAGATGAAGAAACTTCCCGAGCTTCGCCGCAAACTCAGCCTTCGTTCATCTTCCCGCACTCATCGCCATGGAAACGATAGCAGAGTGGGTAGTGATGAGTCGACCAATAAGAATgcagcatcatcatcagtgtTGTCCAATCAAAACGTGATCAGCAGGTATCACTTGGATAGTTCTGCCCCCCCAGCCCGACCACTGCGACGAGCATCCAGGGGACGCTCAGCCAATAAAGGAG GGTATCTCAGTGACGGGGACTCCCCTGAGCTGCTGCCACGGCAACATGCCTCTCAACATATGACGTCCCAGGAGGTGCCATGCGACGTGAGCTCGTTCCAGCTGTATGTGGGATCCAACCCTCCAAGATGCAGCCAGAGGGTGACGGGTTTACTGACAGTCCACCTGTTGGgcctggaggagatgaagaccCCCAG GTCAGAGGACAGTAAGGACGTGTTCCTGGCCATCCAGGTCGATGGAGTGACGAGAGCAAGGACAGCCAACCTGACCATGCGaggctcctctctctccttaAACCACACCTTCCACCTGGAGCTGGAGCGAGCTCGGCAGCTCCGCATTGTGGTGTTAACGCCAG CCAGTCGACATGGAACAGGAGGAACTAAACTAGCAACTGGCCCGAGTCCAGATGGTCCAATCAGAAACAGAATCTGTTGTCTGGGTGGAGTGTCCATCCCTCCTCTGTTTAAAG GGAGTCGAAGTCACCAGCTTTGTGTGAAGCTAGAGCCCAGAGGACTTCTGTTTGTCAAATTGTCTCTACAGGAGAAATGGGACACACAG TCCAACTATGATTCATCTACGCCTGCCGCTGTCTTTGGGGTTGAACTGCACCACCTTGTGGAGAAAGAAGGATCTACGTCTCCAGTCCCTCTGCTGATCCAGAAAACTGTGGCAGAGATAGAGCGACGAGGACTGAAG GTGGTGGGTCTGTACCGACTTTGTGGTTCTGCTGCAGTGAAGAAGGAGCTTAGAGACTGGTTCGAGAGGAACAGTTCAgcagtgtgtctgtctgaggaCCTCTACCCTGACATCAACGTCATCACAG GTATACTGAAGGACTACCTTAGGGAGCTGCCGTCCCCCCTCATTACCAGGACTCTGTACCAGGTGGTCCGGGAGGCCATGGACCAAAAACCCCCACCTTCAACTCTCGACCCCCAACTGTCTCAGAGCACCGTGGAGCTGCTGTCCTGCCTGCCACCTCCAGAAAGG GCCACCCTGTCTCTCCTCCTAGACCATCTCAGTCTAGTGGCGTCCTTCAACTCTTCCAACAGGATGACCCATCAGAACCTGGCCGTCTGCTTTGGGCCAGTTCTCCTCACACCGACCCAGGAAGCctggaggggtggaggaggaggaggaggaggaggaggagggaggtctTGTAGAGGAGCAGGGAAGGGCTTTAGCCAGGAGGAGATGGCAAGCGCTGTGGACTTCAAACGCCACATTGAGGCATTGCActacctgctgcagctgtggcCAG TGCCAGCCCATCGCATCCCAGCAGACGACAACACCGATGCCTCCCCTCCTCCATCCCCTGCCCTTACCCCCAGTCCCCTGGGTCCGCTGCCATTGGCTCTGCCCCCCCAGCCtaaagaggaggtggtggtatCCCGGCGAGGCCGTGGTGGTCTGACCCGGCTGGACAGTCCACCGCCAATAAACCGGTACGCCGGCGACTGGAGCATCCTCACAGGACAGGAAGCGGACTACGATGAGGTGGCAGGAAGCGAGAGTGATGGAG gcagtggagaTGAAGAGGTGGACGAGAAGAAGGAGACTTGGTCCTCAGGAGTTGGGGAAGGTCTCTACGTCGACGAGTTTATGGATTTTGATGCTCCATTCAACTGTCGACTCAGCCTGAAGGACTTTGATACTCTGATCCACGACCTGGACAGAGAGCTGGCCAAACAGATCAACATCTGtctgtag
- the LOC125022872 gene encoding rho GTPase-activating protein SYDE1 isoform X2 gives MAEPLLRRTFSRLRGKDRSRRKTDPKLSAPLRPDAVLQSSSSPPLSSSPADLNPPSPPRNHITVAKKQQWARQGSEALPPLLSPASATRSSGISQDAPGPAWSQRMAQDKVHGDRASSPCVPVSPVQQEASQPAGGAADPLPMSIGTKLSGQRTYLQSLDRSSRAWVLSSGKSQASDELRPQEDSGSNIWYNPIPEEEDAPRREEEIWRRMEDKVEGGAAKTVAPGAECQSSDCPVMSNPSVFHFAEDIRTETDPPASDSSPVSQKKVGLSGIVIDRVRSPGTVRKLSLKMKKLPELRRKLSLRSSSRTHRHGNDSRVGSDESTNKNAASSSVLSNQNVISRYHLDSSAPPARPLRRASRGRSANKGGYLSDGDSPELLPRQHASQHMTSQEVPCDVSSFQLYVGSNPPRCSQRVTGLLTVHLLGLEEMKTPRSEDSKDVFLAIQVDGVTRARTANLTMRGSSLSLNHTFHLELERARQLRIVVLTPASRHGTGGTKLATGPSPDGPIRNRICCLGGVSIPPLFKGSRSHQLCVKLEPRGLLFVKLSLQEKWDTQSNYDSSTPAAVFGVELHHLVEKEGSTSPVPLLIQKTVAEIERRGLKVVGLYRLCGSAAVKKELRDWFERNSSAVCLSEDLYPDINVITGILKDYLRELPSPLITRTLYQVVREAMDQKPPPSTLDPQLSQSTVELLSCLPPPERATLSLLLDHLSLVASFNSSNRMTHQNLAVCFGPVLLTPTQEAWRGGGGGGGGGGGRSCRGAGKGFSQEEMASAVDFKRHIEALHYLLQLWPVPAHRIPADDNTDASPPPSPALTPSPLGPLPLALPPQPKEEVVVSRRGRGGLTRLDSPPPINRYAGDWSILTGQEADYDEVAGSESDGGSGDEEVDEKKETWSSGVGEGLYVDEFMDFDAPFNCRLSLKDFDTLIHDLDRELAKQINICL, from the exons ATGGCTGAGCCCCTGCTGAGGAGGACCTTCTCCCGACTCAGAGGCAAAGACCGGAGCCGCAGGAAGACGGATCCCAAACTGAGTG CTCCGCTCAGACCTGATGCTGTTCTCCAGAGCTCTTCATCACCACCATTATCGTCATCACCAGCAGAtctcaaccccccctcccctcctcgtAACCACATCACCGTTGCTAAGAAACAGCAGTGGGCACGACAAGGTTCTGAAGCCCTGCCCCCTCTCCTGTCCCCAGCCTCTGCCACAAGATCATCTGGAATATCCCAGGATGCACCTGGGCCAGCCTGGTCCCAGAGGATGGCCCAAGACAAG GTCCATGGGGACAGGGCCAGTTCACCTTGTGTCCCTGTTAGTCCAGTCCAGCAGGAAGCCTCCCAaccagcaggaggcgctgcTGATCCTCTTCCTATGTCCATCGGCACCAAACTGTCTGGCCAGCGCACCTACCTGCAGAGCCTGGACCGCAGTAGTCGAGCCTGGGTGTTGTCTTCAGGAAAGTCCCAGGCTTCAGACGAGCTGCGTCCTCAGGAGGACAGCGGCAGCAACATCTGGTACAACCCCAtccctgaggaggaggatgctcctcggagggaggaggagatatggaggaggatggaggataaggtggagggaggagcagcAAAGACGGTGGCGCCTGGAGCAGAATGTCAAAGCAGTGACTGTCCTGTCATGTCCAACCCGAGTGTCTTCCACTTTGCAGAGGACATCAGAACAGAGACAG ACCCCCCCGCCTCAGACTCTAGCCCCGTCTCCCAGAAGAAAGTGGGCTTATCGGGAATAGTGATTGACAGGGTGAGATCTCCTGGTACTGTGAGGAAACTGTCTCTGAAGATGAAGAAACTTCCCGAGCTTCGCCGCAAACTCAGCCTTCGTTCATCTTCCCGCACTCATCGCCATGGAAACGATAGCAGAGTGGGTAGTGATGAGTCGACCAATAAGAATgcagcatcatcatcagtgtTGTCCAATCAAAACGTGATCAGCAGGTATCACTTGGATAGTTCTGCCCCCCCAGCCCGACCACTGCGACGAGCATCCAGGGGACGCTCAGCCAATAAAGGAG GGTATCTCAGTGACGGGGACTCCCCTGAGCTGCTGCCACGGCAACATGCCTCTCAACATATGACGTCCCAGGAGGTGCCATGCGACGTGAGCTCGTTCCAGCTGTATGTGGGATCCAACCCTCCAAGATGCAGCCAGAGGGTGACGGGTTTACTGACAGTCCACCTGTTGGgcctggaggagatgaagaccCCCAG GTCAGAGGACAGTAAGGACGTGTTCCTGGCCATCCAGGTCGATGGAGTGACGAGAGCAAGGACAGCCAACCTGACCATGCGaggctcctctctctccttaAACCACACCTTCCACCTGGAGCTGGAGCGAGCTCGGCAGCTCCGCATTGTGGTGTTAACGCCAG CCAGTCGACATGGAACAGGAGGAACTAAACTAGCAACTGGCCCGAGTCCAGATGGTCCAATCAGAAACAGAATCTGTTGTCTGGGTGGAGTGTCCATCCCTCCTCTGTTTAAAG GGAGTCGAAGTCACCAGCTTTGTGTGAAGCTAGAGCCCAGAGGACTTCTGTTTGTCAAATTGTCTCTACAGGAGAAATGGGACACACAG TCCAACTATGATTCATCTACGCCTGCCGCTGTCTTTGGGGTTGAACTGCACCACCTTGTGGAGAAAGAAGGATCTACGTCTCCAGTCCCTCTGCTGATCCAGAAAACTGTGGCAGAGATAGAGCGACGAGGACTGAAG GTGGTGGGTCTGTACCGACTTTGTGGTTCTGCTGCAGTGAAGAAGGAGCTTAGAGACTGGTTCGAGAGGAACAGTTCAgcagtgtgtctgtctgaggaCCTCTACCCTGACATCAACGTCATCACAG GTATACTGAAGGACTACCTTAGGGAGCTGCCGTCCCCCCTCATTACCAGGACTCTGTACCAGGTGGTCCGGGAGGCCATGGACCAAAAACCCCCACCTTCAACTCTCGACCCCCAACTGTCTCAGAGCACCGTGGAGCTGCTGTCCTGCCTGCCACCTCCAGAAAGG GCCACCCTGTCTCTCCTCCTAGACCATCTCAGTCTAGTGGCGTCCTTCAACTCTTCCAACAGGATGACCCATCAGAACCTGGCCGTCTGCTTTGGGCCAGTTCTCCTCACACCGACCCAGGAAGCctggaggggtggaggaggaggaggaggaggaggaggagggaggtctTGTAGAGGAGCAGGGAAGGGCTTTAGCCAGGAGGAGATGGCAAGCGCTGTGGACTTCAAACGCCACATTGAGGCATTGCActacctgctgcagctgtggcCAG TGCCAGCCCATCGCATCCCAGCAGACGACAACACCGATGCCTCCCCTCCTCCATCCCCTGCCCTTACCCCCAGTCCCCTGGGTCCGCTGCCATTGGCTCTGCCCCCCCAGCCtaaagaggaggtggtggtatCCCGGCGAGGCCGTGGTGGTCTGACCCGGCTGGACAGTCCACCGCCAATAAACCGGTACGCCGGCGACTGGAGCATCCTCACAGGACAGGAAGCGGACTACGATGAGGTGGCAGGAAGCGAGAGTGATGGAG gcagtggagaTGAAGAGGTGGACGAGAAGAAGGAGACTTGGTCCTCAGGAGTTGGGGAAGGTCTCTACGTCGACGAGTTTATGGATTTTGATGCTCCATTCAACTGTCGACTCAGCCTGAAGGACTTTGATACTCTGATCCACGACCTGGACAGAGAGCTGGCCAAACAGATCAACATCTGtctgtag